The DNA region TTAATTGTAATATGCTTCTTTTTTTATTTTTTATAATAATTCCATATTTTATATTTTTATAAAAATAATCTTAATATCAAAGAGTATGTTTTATATTTGATAGCGTATAATATTTTAAATAATATTTTACATTTAGTCGGTGATTATATGTTATGTGACGTTCAATCTAAAGAACCAGACATTAAAGTTTCACTTACTCGAGTAGGTGTTACTAATTTAAAGAAATTAGTTAAAATAAAAAGAGATCCTTCAAAGAGAGATGTGGTATTAGTACCTACTTTTGAAGTTTTTGTAGATTTACCATCTAATCAAAAAGGGATACATATGTCTAGAAGCCCTGAAGTAATTGGGGAAGTTATTGAAAGAATACTATCTGAAGAAGAAATTTATGGTGTCGAGGACTTATGTATTGAAATTGTAAAGCGCTTATTTGAAAAGCACGAATATGCAAATAGGGCTGAGGTTTTTTTAGTCAGTGATGATTATATTATGGAAGAAAAATCACCTGTTACACATAAGAAATCTCAAGAAGTATGTAAAATAATGGCTCGTGCATACGGCGTTAAAGAAGAAGACAAATTAATTATGAAGAAAATGGTTGGTGCTGAAGTTGTTGGTATTACCGCATGCCCTTGTGCACAGGATTTATTAACTCAAAATGCAGTAAATGAACTCAAAAACAATGGATTCAATGACGAAGAGATTGTTAAAATCTTAAATTCTGTTACAATTGCTACTCACAATCAAAGAGGTATTGGAACTATTATGGTAGAAGTGCCTGATAATTATGAAATAGGTATTTCTAAAATAATAGATATTATAAAATCTTCAATGAGTGGTGAGGTTTATGAGCTCTTAAAAAGAAGTGATGAAGCTCATGTGGTTCAATCCGCTCATAAAAATCCAAAATTTGTAGAAGATTGTGCTAGGGAAATGATAAAAAGAGTTGTGGAAGAGTTCACTGAATTACCTGATAATGCAGAAATATTAATAAGACAAGTTAATAAAGAAAGTATTCATAGACATGATGCTTTTGCAGAACGATTTTCCACTATGGAAGAGTTGAGAAATGAATTGATTTAATAAATTATTATAATTTTTAAACTATCATTCTCTTTTTAAATTAATTGTTTTTATTTATATTTTTAATATTTTCTTTAATAAATTATTAATATGATTACGGACATATATTTTGTTTACAAGAATAACGAATTTTATAAAATCGTAATTATTATGGTAATAAAATATGACTAAAATATTAGTAGTCGGTGTAAATACACGACCCGTAGTTAATTCTTTTAAAAAAATGGGTTTCGAAGTTTATTCTGTATCCTATTATAACCCAATTGATAGTTATTCCGATAAATCTGAATATTTAGTAAATGATATGCAACATGGTAATTTTTACAGTAATTATTCTGAAGATAAATTATTAAGTCTTGCTAGTAATTATGAGGATTTAGTGGATAATTATGTCATATGTTCAGGGATTTTTGAATCGGAAAATTCCAAAATTCCAAGCTGGGATACTATAGGTAACTCACCTAAAAAAATAAATGAAATAAGTAACAAATATAATATTACAAAAACTCTTCAAAATTTAGGGTATAAAACACCTGCATCTAAAAAAATAAATAACAAATATCAGCTTGAAAAATTCATAGAAGAATTTGGTGAAGTTATATTGAAGCCAATATATGGCTGTGGCGGTGTTGGGGTAATATATATAAATAATAAAATGCTAAATATAGAATTCGATTTATTAAATAGGTTGGATGTTAAATATCCTATATTAGCTCAAGAGTATATTAATTCAGAATCATATAGTGTATCATATATAAATTCTACTTATTTGGCCTTTAATAAGCAAATAATTTCAAGAAGTGATTTTGGAAATATGTATGTTGGGAATATTACACCTTACAATCCAGAATTTATTTCAAAAGGATTTGAAACACAAATTACTGAATTTTCCGAATTAATTGAAGTACTTGATTTAAAAGGTATGAATGGTTTTGATTTCATGGTTAAAGATGGTCAACCCTATATTATTGATGTAAATCCTAGAATTCTAGGCACTTATGAAACTTTGGAATTATCTTGTAATTATAATTTAGCAAAAGTTTTATTGGGTGCTAAATGTCCAAAAATGAAAGAAGTTTATCATAAGAGAATATTATTTGCTAATGAAGATTTCATATTTGATAAAGGTATTTTTAAAAAATTCTGTACTAATATTGACGATTATATTAAGGATTTACCGATGAATGGAGCACGTATTTCTAAAAACGAACCAATATGTACATTAATCTATCCTAAGGCAGATAAGGATTTAATTTCAGATGTTATTATTTAGAGGTGTATTTAATGAAATATGATAAAGATGATATGTATGTTATGTTAGAAAACCCATTAGTCCAACAGGTACTTTTTGAAGTAATGGACGAAGATATGATGGGTTTTGATGTATTATCTATTTTAATAGATTTGGGGGAAGTTACGGATGACGAAATATCCCGACAATTAGATGTAAAATTAAACAATATTCGTAAAATATTATATAGATTGTATGAAGCAAGATTGGTAAACTACAATAGGGAGAAAGACGAAGAAACAAACTGGTATACATACACCTGGATGCCTGCATTGGAGAAATTGCCTGGGTTGGTTAAGAAAAAAATGGAAAAATTAATTTCTACTTTAAAAGATCAATTATCTATGGAAGAGGATAATTTATTTTTCTATTGTCAAGAATGTGAAATAAAATTTACATTTGAAGATGCAATGGATAATTGTTTCAAATGTCCACAATGTGACGGTACTTTATATGAATATGATAATAATGAAGATATCTCAAATATTAAAAACCAGATAAATTATTTGGAAAAAGAATATACTTTGAACTCGTTATTTAGCTAATTATATAAAATGTGTTTAATTAAATTATATCATCTTTATTTATTTTACAAATTTTAATATTATCTATTTTGTGTTAATGTGATTATATGAAAAATTGTTTTGAAAAATATATCGAATCCAATAAAAATTCTAAACCAGAAATTGTTTCTTTTTTAATAAAATCTATCTCAGAAAATCCAGAGCTTAGAGAAACATATGTTATTATTTTTGAACAATCTGATTTTATTAAATATTTAACTATATTATCAAAAAATTGTCCGGACAATGTAATATGTCATTGTATAGCAGTTTCGGCATATGCTTATGATTTTACAAAAACCTTAAAAGATAATCATAATCTAGATTTGAATGTAATAATATTAGGTGGTTTATTACATGATATAGGGCGTTGTAAATCACATGATATCGATCATGGCATTATTGGTGCAGGAATACTCAAAGCCATGGGGTTACCAAAACTAGCTAACATCGCAGAAACACACATTGGCGCAGGTATCACATTGGAAGAATCAAAAGTATTGAATTTACCTATTAAAAATTATATCCCTATAACTTTGGAAGAAAAAATTATCGCAAATGTTGATAATTTAATTTTTGGGACAAAAAGAGTTTCTATTGATGAAGTAGTTCTTAAATTTAAAAAAAGAGATTGTTCGGAAGATGTAATAAAAAGAATTTTGAATTTATATAATGAATTAAATAAATTAAGAAATTAGAATTATTTTAAAAATATTTTTGTTATTCACTATTTATTCATTACTTCTTTTATTATGTAAATATAATTATTGATAAGTTATATACTACATAGAATGCTACGATACCTAATGTCATACATACTGTAGACATTATAATCATTCTATTAAGTTTTATACCAAACATAGGAACTGCAACTAAAAATCCAAATATTCCAGTACCTATCTGTATAATTTCAATAGTTCTTGAAATCTGTTCTGGATGTACCGCAGTGGCTGTAGATGATATTGCAGAGATTAAGTTTAAAAAACTACCCACTAAGCCTGCAGTAGCTGGTATCATAATACATAATATGATAATACCTACAGATAAACCATTCGAAGCAACGCTTAACAATTGGTTTTTTAAATTAGTTAAGTCTTCCAATGTTTTAGCTAATGTACTCAAACTTTCTGCTAAATTACCGCCATATTTCCTATTTTCGATAATTAATCTACCCAATTGTTTAA from Methanococcus voltae includes:
- the mptA gene encoding GTP cyclohydrolase MptA is translated as MLCDVQSKEPDIKVSLTRVGVTNLKKLVKIKRDPSKRDVVLVPTFEVFVDLPSNQKGIHMSRSPEVIGEVIERILSEEEIYGVEDLCIEIVKRLFEKHEYANRAEVFLVSDDYIMEEKSPVTHKKSQEVCKIMARAYGVKEEDKLIMKKMVGAEVVGITACPCAQDLLTQNAVNELKNNGFNDEEIVKILNSVTIATHNQRGIGTIMVEVPDNYEIGISKIIDIIKSSMSGEVYELLKRSDEAHVVQSAHKNPKFVEDCAREMIKRVVEEFTELPDNAEILIRQVNKESIHRHDAFAERFSTMEELRNELI
- a CDS encoding ATP-grasp domain-containing protein encodes the protein MTKILVVGVNTRPVVNSFKKMGFEVYSVSYYNPIDSYSDKSEYLVNDMQHGNFYSNYSEDKLLSLASNYEDLVDNYVICSGIFESENSKIPSWDTIGNSPKKINEISNKYNITKTLQNLGYKTPASKKINNKYQLEKFIEEFGEVILKPIYGCGGVGVIYINNKMLNIEFDLLNRLDVKYPILAQEYINSESYSVSYINSTYLAFNKQIISRSDFGNMYVGNITPYNPEFISKGFETQITEFSELIEVLDLKGMNGFDFMVKDGQPYIIDVNPRILGTYETLELSCNYNLAKVLLGAKCPKMKEVYHKRILFANEDFIFDKGIFKKFCTNIDDYIKDLPMNGARISKNEPICTLIYPKADKDLISDVII
- the tfe gene encoding transcription factor E yields the protein MKYDKDDMYVMLENPLVQQVLFEVMDEDMMGFDVLSILIDLGEVTDDEISRQLDVKLNNIRKILYRLYEARLVNYNREKDEETNWYTYTWMPALEKLPGLVKKKMEKLISTLKDQLSMEEDNLFFYCQECEIKFTFEDAMDNCFKCPQCDGTLYEYDNNEDISNIKNQINYLEKEYTLNSLFS
- a CDS encoding TIGR00295 family protein, whose translation is MFEQSDFIKYLTILSKNCPDNVICHCIAVSAYAYDFTKTLKDNHNLDLNVIILGGLLHDIGRCKSHDIDHGIIGAGILKAMGLPKLANIAETHIGAGITLEESKVLNLPIKNYIPITLEEKIIANVDNLIFGTKRVSIDEVVLKFKKRDCSEDVIKRILNLYNELNKLRN